The nucleotide sequence ATACCAGTGCCAGGATTACGCCCAGTTCGAAAACACCATGCGGCGGATTCAAAAGGTGCAAAAGGCCTTGGCCGATTAACGCATCGGATCGTGAGGTCATCAGTCCGTCCGGTCGGTGACGCCGAAACGTCGAACCAAATCTTTTTGACCACCGAAAGCCGCCAATCCGTTGTCCGCCCAAGACCAAACCATCGACCAGTACCAGGAACTGATGCAGTTAAATGCGGTATCGCACGTGTTGCGAACCGCCAAACAAGTCGGCTTGCTGGACGGTTTACGTGACGGCCAGCGGACACTGGATCAGCTTCGCCAGGAACTCAATCTGCGCTCGGAGCCGACTCGTTTGTTGTTAGCCACCTTGGTGCGGACCGGCATTGTCGAGCAGTACGACGACGACTTTGCACTCGCACCGGTGGCACAGTTGCTGTGCCAGTACGACAGCGATCTCGGCGACGGTCGATGGCGTCAGTTGGCCGACAAAATCCGCGGGGACGATGCGGCGCCCTTTCGCGCTCGCGACCATTTCGATGCCACCGCGGCCACTCAGTGGGTGCACACCGCTTCGGCGATACAGGCGGCCGAAATCTTGAACATCGGTGGCGCCGACGAACCCCGTGGGCCCAAAATCTTGGATCTGGGGTGTGGCAGCGCGGTTTGGAGTTGTGCGATGGCATTTCGCGATGTCGGTGCGACGATCACCGCGGTCGACGACGAAGCGACGCAAGTGGCAGCGGCCAACATGGCGGCCAGTATCGACTTGACCCGACGGTTCGACTTTCATCCCGCCGACCCGGCGGAGGTCGCCAAATTGCCGATGGATCAGGCCGCAGCGGAGCATCCTTGGGCGGGCGAAACATACGATTTGGTGCTGCTGGCACAGCGACTGCATGCCTATGACGAAGCGACGGGCGACCGGCTGCTGCAATTTGCCACTGGCTTGGCGGCTCCCGGCGGTCGCGTGGTCGTGATCGATCTGTTTGCGTCCCCGGCCAAGCCCAGTTTGGCCGAAACGCTGGAGGCTTTACGGCTGGAAATCGAAACCGATGGCGGCCGTGTCTGGGACTTGGAAACCAGTTCCCAGCGGGCCAAACGCTGTGGTCTGACTGACGTGCAGTTCACTTTTTTGGCCGCCAGCCGGATCAACCTGGGCATGCTGGTCGGGGTCCGAGCCGAGCGGACCGACTGAAAATTTTGCGTATAAGGAATCGGTGGTACGGGGAACATCGGCGGCTTTCGTCCCTCATTGGCGGGGTCTGAAAATCTTGGCCCAGAAATTGCCGCGGGCCGCGTTGACAAATTCCACGGTGCGTTCGTAAGCTACGCGGCTCGAACCGAACATCCCTTATTTCTGAATGACCGCCAACGATGGCCGTTCCAAAACGTAAACACAGCAACAGCCGGACGGGCAAGCGACGCAGCCACGACCGTGTCAAGAAACGTCAAATCGCTTATTGCCCGCAATGTTCCGCGGCCGTGCCGACGCACACCATGTGCCCCAAGTGTGGGTATTACATGGGACGCACCGTGGTCGAACCCAAAGACGAATAAACACTTCATCAACGTCGGCGGTTCGCTGCGAACGGTGGGATCAAAACACGTGCATTCCCGCTGAAAATGCGATGACCTAGACGGCTGATGCTGTGCTTCGGACCGTCGTCGCCGTGGCCGGACGTCGACGGACAGAATCGGACTCTGCCGATTCTGTACAGAAAGGACAGCAGCCGTGACATTCGACGTGCAACGGGTCGGGATTCTGTTTCCCGGCCAAGGGGCCCAGGTTCCCGGAATGGGTAAAGCCCTCTCCGAGCGAGCATCTTTGGCCCGCGAGCTTTTCGACCAAGCCAACGAAATCCTGGGTTACGACTTGGCCCAACTCTGCTTCGAGGGCCCGGCGGAAAAGCTGAACCAGACGGAATTTTGCCAGCCCGCTTTGTTCGTGACGGGCATCGCCGCGGCAAAGGTTTACGCCGATGAACAGCCCGAAATGGCCCAGCGAATCGTCGCGGCCGCCGGGCTGAGCCTGGGTGAATACACGGCCGTATGTTTCGCCGACGGCCTGGATTTTGCGGACGCCCTGCGATTGGTTCAGCGCCGCGGACAGGCCATGCAAGCAGCCGCCGACGCGGTCAAAAGCGGCATGTCCAGCGTGGTCGGCTTGGACTTAGAACAAGTTACCGCCGTCTGTGACGCCGCCCGCCAGGACGACGAGATCCTGCGTCCGGCCAACTTGTTGTGCCCGGGGAACATCGCCACGTCCGGACACCTTTCGGCCTTGGCTCGGCTGGAACCGCTGGCCAGCGAAGCCGGTGCGATGAAGGTGATTCCGTTAAGTGTCGCCGGTGCATTTCATACCGACCTGATGGCACCGGCGGTGGATCAGCTGAAGCAGGCGTTGCAGGAAATGCCGATCCGGGACACCCGCATCCCGGTCTACAGCAACGTGGATGCGGCGCCGCACCAAAAGGCCGACGAGATTCGCGACTTGTTGACCCGCCAAGTGGTCAACCCGGTTCTTTGGGAAGCCTCGATCCGCCGCATGATGGACGACGGAGTCGAAGGATTTTTGGAATCCGGAACCGGCCGTGTGTTGCGAGGCACTCTCAAGCGGATCAATCGAAAATTCCCCACCGACGGTTTTGGCGATTAGCAATCACGCCGCCTCCGTCGAAGCCAGCCACATTTTCAACGCCCCCTTTTTGCCCTGTCGCCCCGAAACGACTTCGGGCGTCCCACCGAAACCGGGAACCCCATGAACAAACCCATCCAAATCGATCTTTCCGGCCAAGTGGCCATCGTCACCGGTGCCTCCCAGGGTCTGGGCAAAGCCGTCGCCGTCGCCTTAGGCGCCAATGGCGCGACGGTCGCTTGCATGGCCCGCAATGCTGAGAAGTTGGCTGCGACGGTTGGCGAAATCGAAGCCGCCGGTGGCAAGGCCGAAGCAGTCGCCTGTGACGTCACCGACCGCAAAGCAGCCGCCGACGCGATCGCGTCAGTCCACAAGACGCACGGCCGTCTGGACATTCTGGTCAACAACGCCGGCATCACTCGCGACAAATTGATGCGGGGCATGAGCGACGAAGAATGGGATTCGGTCATCGACACGAACCTGACCAGTTGCTTTGTGTGCTGTCGCGCCGCGGCCGGCCTGATGCGTCGCAGCAAGTACGGCCGAATCATCAACATGGCCAGCGTGTCGGGCCTGATTGGCAACGCCGGGCAAGCCAATTATTCCGCCAGCAAGGCGGGGATGATCGGCATGACGCGAACGATCAGCAAGGAATTGGCCAGCCGTGGCGTGACCTGCAACTGCGTCGCCCCCGGCTTTATCGAATCCGACATGACCGCTGAATTGGGCGACGTCGTGCTGGGCGAGGTCACCAAACGGATCCCCGCCAAACGTCTGGGCAAACCCGAAGATGTCGCCGCCGCCGTCCTGTTTTTGGCCTCGGCGGACGCCGGATATGTGACCGGGCAAACGCTGGTCGTCGATGGCGGTCTGATCCAATAACCCCAGCCGCACCGGGGCCCCCGACGGGTGGCCCGCTGCGGTGCACGTTTTGATCCAGTTTCCCGTTCTTGACGGATTTCTAATCTTTCACCTATCTTTCCTGCCACGCCGACGGGTCGAAAGCGCATTCGAAGCGAAGTCTTGGGCTCCTTGAATCCATGAGCCGTCAACCAGTCGTTGCGATTCGATCGGCTGTGACAGCCCCCCGTCCCAACCTGATAAACGAAAATTTTTGGAACCCAGCCCATGGCTAGTATTGAAGAACGCGTCGTCGACATCGTCGCGGAACAACTCGGCGTTGATAAAGAAAAGATCACTCGCGAAACCTCGTTCGTGAACGATCTGGGCGCCGACTCCCTGGACACCGTTGAATTGGTGATGGAGTTG is from Crateriforma conspicua and encodes:
- a CDS encoding methyltransferase domain-containing protein — protein: MSAQDQTIDQYQELMQLNAVSHVLRTAKQVGLLDGLRDGQRTLDQLRQELNLRSEPTRLLLATLVRTGIVEQYDDDFALAPVAQLLCQYDSDLGDGRWRQLADKIRGDDAAPFRARDHFDATAATQWVHTASAIQAAEILNIGGADEPRGPKILDLGCGSAVWSCAMAFRDVGATITAVDDEATQVAAANMAASIDLTRRFDFHPADPAEVAKLPMDQAAAEHPWAGETYDLVLLAQRLHAYDEATGDRLLQFATGLAAPGGRVVVIDLFASPAKPSLAETLEALRLEIETDGGRVWDLETSSQRAKRCGLTDVQFTFLAASRINLGMLVGVRAERTD
- the fabG gene encoding 3-oxoacyl-[acyl-carrier-protein] reductase; the encoded protein is MNKPIQIDLSGQVAIVTGASQGLGKAVAVALGANGATVACMARNAEKLAATVGEIEAAGGKAEAVACDVTDRKAAADAIASVHKTHGRLDILVNNAGITRDKLMRGMSDEEWDSVIDTNLTSCFVCCRAAAGLMRRSKYGRIINMASVSGLIGNAGQANYSASKAGMIGMTRTISKELASRGVTCNCVAPGFIESDMTAELGDVVLGEVTKRIPAKRLGKPEDVAAAVLFLASADAGYVTGQTLVVDGGLIQ
- the fabD gene encoding ACP S-malonyltransferase, with product MTFDVQRVGILFPGQGAQVPGMGKALSERASLARELFDQANEILGYDLAQLCFEGPAEKLNQTEFCQPALFVTGIAAAKVYADEQPEMAQRIVAAAGLSLGEYTAVCFADGLDFADALRLVQRRGQAMQAAADAVKSGMSSVVGLDLEQVTAVCDAARQDDEILRPANLLCPGNIATSGHLSALARLEPLASEAGAMKVIPLSVAGAFHTDLMAPAVDQLKQALQEMPIRDTRIPVYSNVDAAPHQKADEIRDLLTRQVVNPVLWEASIRRMMDDGVEGFLESGTGRVLRGTLKRINRKFPTDGFGD
- the acpP gene encoding acyl carrier protein, with the translated sequence MASIEERVVDIVAEQLGVDKEKITRETSFVNDLGADSLDTVELVMELEEEFDISIPDESAEKIQKVGEAVDFIESAKGEDA
- the rpmF gene encoding 50S ribosomal protein L32; amino-acid sequence: MAVPKRKHSNSRTGKRRSHDRVKKRQIAYCPQCSAAVPTHTMCPKCGYYMGRTVVEPKDE